The Bryobacteraceae bacterium genome includes a window with the following:
- a CDS encoding 2-oxoisovalerate dehydrogenase E1 subunit beta, giving the protein MEIIFEIRDAEEGGYCARALGHAIFTQADTWDELKANVREATALHFETSGERPRLIQHSWLNPAPPDLPARLLCR; this is encoded by the coding sequence ATGGAGATCATCTTTGAAATCCGCGATGCCGAAGAAGGCGGCTACTGCGCCCGCGCTCTCGGCCATGCGATTTTCACCCAGGCAGACACCTGGGATGAACTCAAAGCCAATGTCCGCGAGGCGACAGCCCTGCACTTCGAGACGAGCGGGGAACGCCCCCGCCTGATTCAGCACAGCTGGCTCAATCCAGCCCCGCCCGACCTGCCCGCGCGCCTCCTGTGCCGATGA
- the ilvB gene encoding acetolactate synthase — translation MAQTMSGARILMECLQREGVEVIFGYPGGVTLPLYDAMYEGQIRHILVRHEENACFMASGYARSTGKVGVACATSGPGATNLTTGLVDCMMDSIPVVALTGQVSSKLIGSDAFQEADTFGITRSATKHNYLVKDIKELASVIHEAFYIASTGRPGPVLVDITKDVLQGQAHYTPVHAIHLPGYKLVTEGHAGQIRRAAQMMWEASRPYVYAGGGIIASGAHEELRELVETLDAPAVLTLMGLGALPADHPNFISMPGMHGSYAANMGMYECDLLIALGVRFDDRVTGRLASFAPHAKVIHVDIDPAEIGKNRAADLPIVGDAKKVLGRLVRALKESAPEMRGLREKERREWWEQIRAWKEEHPLKPVFSADEIKPQHLMVELDRLCNGNAIVSVDVGQHQMWAAQFIRFNKPRTWLSSSGLGSMGFGLPAAIGAQVAHPEALVVALVGDGGFQMSIPEISTIANQGLPVKTIIMNNGYLGMVRQWQDLFYQNRLSAVQIEAFPNIEKLADAYGIKGRIVEKPSELRSALEDAFRHPGPVLVDVRVSPFENVYPMVPAGAAINEMVLAPPKPVEVPA, via the coding sequence ATGGCCCAAACGATGAGCGGTGCGCGGATTCTGATGGAATGCCTGCAGCGCGAGGGCGTGGAAGTAATCTTCGGCTATCCGGGGGGCGTGACCCTGCCGCTGTACGATGCGATGTACGAAGGCCAGATCCGCCACATTCTGGTGCGGCACGAGGAGAACGCCTGCTTCATGGCTTCCGGCTACGCCCGGTCCACCGGCAAGGTCGGCGTCGCCTGCGCCACTTCCGGACCCGGCGCCACGAACCTGACCACCGGGTTGGTGGACTGCATGATGGACTCGATCCCCGTCGTGGCGCTCACCGGGCAGGTCTCGTCGAAGCTGATCGGCTCGGACGCCTTCCAGGAGGCCGACACGTTCGGCATCACCCGCTCGGCCACCAAGCACAACTACCTGGTGAAGGACATCAAAGAGCTCGCTTCGGTGATCCACGAGGCGTTCTACATCGCTTCCACCGGGCGGCCCGGCCCCGTTCTGGTGGACATCACGAAGGACGTTCTCCAGGGCCAGGCGCACTACACGCCCGTGCACGCCATTCATCTGCCGGGCTACAAGCTGGTGACGGAAGGCCACGCCGGCCAGATCCGCCGCGCCGCGCAGATGATGTGGGAAGCCTCGCGGCCGTACGTTTACGCGGGCGGCGGCATCATTGCCAGCGGCGCTCATGAGGAGCTCCGCGAGCTCGTCGAGACGCTCGACGCGCCGGCCGTGCTTACGCTGATGGGCCTGGGCGCGCTGCCTGCCGATCATCCCAATTTCATTTCGATGCCCGGCATGCACGGCTCCTATGCGGCCAACATGGGCATGTACGAGTGCGACCTGCTGATCGCCCTCGGCGTCCGCTTTGATGACCGCGTCACCGGACGCCTCGCCTCTTTCGCGCCGCACGCCAAGGTGATCCACGTCGACATCGACCCGGCCGAGATCGGCAAGAACCGCGCCGCGGACCTGCCGATCGTCGGCGACGCGAAGAAGGTTCTTGGCCGCCTGGTGAGGGCGCTGAAGGAGAGCGCTCCGGAAATGCGCGGCCTGCGCGAAAAAGAGCGCCGCGAATGGTGGGAGCAGATCCGCGCCTGGAAGGAAGAGCATCCGCTGAAGCCCGTCTTCAGCGCGGACGAAATCAAGCCGCAGCATCTGATGGTGGAGCTCGACCGCCTCTGCAACGGCAACGCCATCGTCAGCGTCGACGTGGGCCAGCATCAGATGTGGGCGGCGCAGTTCATCCGGTTCAACAAGCCGCGCACGTGGCTCAGCTCGTCAGGACTCGGCTCGATGGGCTTCGGCCTGCCCGCCGCCATCGGGGCGCAGGTGGCGCATCCGGAAGCGCTTGTCGTGGCGCTGGTGGGCGACGGCGGCTTCCAGATGTCGATCCCCGAGATCTCGACCATCGCCAACCAGGGGCTGCCCGTGAAGACCATCATCATGAACAACGGCTATCTGGGCATGGTGCGGCAGTGGCAGGACCTCTTCTATCAGAACCGCCTCAGCGCCGTGCAGATCGAGGCGTTCCCGAACATTGAGAAGCTTGCCGACGCGTACGGCATCAAGGGCCGCATCGTCGAGAAGCCGTCCGAGCTGCGCTCCGCGCTCGAAGACGCCTTCCGCCATCCCGGTCCCGTGCTGGTCGACGTGCGCGTGTCGCCGTTTGAAAACGTCTATCCGATGGTGCCTGCCGGCGCGGCGATCAACGAAATGGTGCTGGCGCCGCCCAAGCCCGTCGAGGTGCCCGCCTGA
- the ilvN gene encoding acetolactate synthase small subunit: protein MLMTISLLMENKPGALMRVTGLLSQRGYNIESLTVGRTLDPTLSRMTICVDVEPRLRPLLIKQMNRLVNVLQAHDLTEAPAVIREMVLLRIRVSLENRTAILKEAEIFGARVVDSSVDGFALEASGDPEKLEEFVAVMQTYGDIEVTRSGLVAVSLEPRKLKLAPPIPKGHSESEPAHTR from the coding sequence ATGCTGATGACGATCTCCCTGCTCATGGAAAACAAGCCGGGCGCGCTGATGCGCGTCACCGGGCTGCTGTCGCAGCGCGGCTACAACATCGAGTCGCTCACCGTCGGGCGCACGCTCGATCCGACGCTGTCCCGCATGACCATCTGCGTCGACGTCGAGCCGCGGCTGCGCCCGCTGCTCATCAAGCAGATGAACCGCCTCGTCAACGTCCTGCAGGCGCACGATCTGACGGAAGCCCCCGCCGTCATCCGCGAAATGGTCCTGCTGCGCATCCGCGTCAGCCTGGAAAACCGCACGGCGATCCTGAAAGAGGCCGAGATCTTCGGCGCGCGCGTCGTCGACAGTTCGGTGGACGGCTTCGCGCTGGAGGCCAGCGGCGATCCGGAAAAGCTCGAAGAGTTCGTCGCCGTCATGCAGACTTACGGCGACATCGAAGTCACGCGCTCCGGGCTTGTGGCCGTCTCGCTCGAGCCGCGCAAGCTCAAGCTCGCGCCCCCGATCCCGAAGGGGCACTCTGAATCCGAACCCGCTCACACCCGATAG
- the ilvC gene encoding ketol-acid reductoisomerase (NADP(+)) → MAKRYYEQDGSLEPLQGKTAAIIGYGSQGHAHALNLRDSGVSVVVGLPASSRSRAKAENAGLTVLTPAEAAARADFIMILVPDHIQADLYNTDIAPSMKPGKTLMFAHGFNIHFGFIQPPAGVDVSMVAPKAPGHRVREVFLEGQGVPALVAVAQDASGNALRNALAYALALGSLKAGVIETTFREETESDLFGEQTVLCGGVSELIKAGFETLVEAGYAPEIAYFECLHELKLIVDLIYEGGLSYMRYSVSDTAEYGDYTRGPRIIDSRTREEMRKILAEIQSGAFAREWMDENRSGRQKFLAMREAAQKHQIEVVGAELRQMMTFLKKKKVEQ, encoded by the coding sequence ATGGCCAAGCGTTATTACGAACAGGACGGCTCGCTCGAGCCTTTGCAGGGCAAAACCGCAGCCATCATCGGCTACGGCTCGCAGGGCCACGCCCATGCGCTCAACCTGCGCGACTCCGGCGTCAGCGTCGTCGTCGGCCTGCCCGCCTCTTCGCGCTCCCGTGCGAAAGCTGAAAATGCCGGGCTCACCGTGCTGACTCCGGCCGAGGCCGCCGCGCGCGCCGACTTCATCATGATCCTTGTGCCGGATCATATCCAGGCGGACCTGTACAACACGGACATCGCGCCTTCGATGAAGCCGGGCAAGACGCTCATGTTCGCTCACGGCTTCAATATTCATTTCGGCTTCATCCAGCCGCCCGCGGGCGTCGATGTCTCGATGGTCGCGCCCAAGGCGCCGGGCCACCGCGTGCGCGAAGTGTTTCTTGAAGGCCAGGGCGTGCCGGCGCTCGTCGCTGTCGCGCAGGACGCCTCCGGCAACGCTTTGCGCAATGCGCTCGCTTACGCGCTCGCGCTCGGTTCGCTCAAGGCCGGGGTCATCGAAACCACGTTCCGCGAGGAGACCGAGTCCGACCTGTTCGGCGAGCAGACCGTGCTCTGCGGCGGCGTCAGCGAACTGATCAAGGCGGGTTTCGAAACGCTCGTCGAGGCAGGCTATGCGCCCGAGATCGCCTATTTCGAGTGCCTGCACGAACTGAAGCTCATCGTCGACCTCATCTACGAGGGCGGCCTCAGTTACATGCGCTACTCGGTCTCCGACACGGCCGAGTACGGCGACTACACGCGCGGGCCGCGCATCATCGACAGCCGCACGCGCGAGGAGATGCGGAAGATCCTCGCAGAAATCCAGTCCGGCGCGTTCGCCAGAGAGTGGATGGACGAGAACCGCAGCGGCCGGCAGAAGTTTCTGGCCATGCGCGAGGCCGCCCAGAAGCACCAGATTGAAGTTGTCGGCGCCGAGCTGCGCCAGATGATGACCTTCCTCAAGAAGAAGAAGGTGGAGCAGTAG
- a CDS encoding citramalate synthase: MRIWTFDTTLRDGTQGEAVSFSVEDKVLIAQKLDDLGIDYIEGGWPMSNPKDKEFFERMKSVRLKHARLTAFGSTRFARNAVEKDPNVLALVEAGTPTISIFGKSWDIHATRVLGISLEDNLALIADTVRFLKEQGREVVYDAEHFFDGFNANPSYALRTLEAAKEAGADVLVLCDTNGGTLTDRLAEIVAEVRRRFDGVLGIHCHNDSDLAVANSLAAVREGVTHVQGCMNGYGERCGNANLASIIANLEAKMGYSTIGPEKLTALTSVCHYIAELANLPLPPNQPFVGRAAFAHKGGVHVSAVLKDSITYEHIKPSVVGNRQRVLLSDMSGRGNVLYKLEQYGLKDRISEEAKRELLDRIKTMEYLGYELEAAEGTFELLVREALQPGMHFFEVVSLEVETRKIGTRDSMTTATVILRVNDAIHSATATGEGPMNALDLCLRQCLSTVYPAIANVRLTDYKVRVISTERGTASKVRVLVEWSDHRRSWCTVGVSENIIEASWNALVDAIRLELMRLADKDESIEKAVEDYCWGV, translated from the coding sequence ATGCGGATCTGGACATTCGACACGACGCTGCGCGACGGCACGCAGGGCGAGGCCGTCTCTTTTTCGGTGGAGGACAAGGTCCTCATTGCGCAGAAGCTCGACGACCTTGGCATCGACTACATCGAGGGCGGCTGGCCGATGTCCAACCCGAAGGACAAGGAGTTTTTCGAGCGCATGAAGTCGGTCAGGCTGAAGCATGCGCGGCTCACCGCCTTCGGCTCCACGCGCTTCGCGCGCAACGCGGTCGAAAAAGACCCCAACGTGCTGGCCCTGGTCGAGGCCGGCACGCCCACGATCAGCATCTTCGGCAAGAGCTGGGACATCCACGCCACGCGCGTCCTGGGCATCTCGCTCGAGGACAACCTGGCCCTCATCGCCGACACCGTGCGGTTCCTGAAAGAGCAGGGCCGGGAGGTCGTCTATGACGCCGAGCACTTCTTCGACGGCTTCAACGCCAATCCTTCGTACGCCCTGCGCACGCTGGAAGCCGCCAAGGAAGCCGGCGCCGACGTGCTGGTGCTGTGCGACACGAACGGCGGCACGCTGACGGACCGGCTGGCCGAGATCGTCGCCGAGGTCCGCCGCCGCTTCGACGGCGTGCTGGGCATCCACTGCCACAACGACAGCGACCTGGCGGTGGCCAATTCGCTGGCAGCGGTGCGCGAAGGCGTCACGCACGTGCAGGGCTGCATGAACGGCTACGGCGAACGCTGCGGCAACGCCAACCTGGCTTCGATCATCGCCAACCTCGAAGCCAAGATGGGCTACTCGACCATCGGCCCGGAGAAGCTCACTGCGCTCACGTCCGTCTGCCACTACATCGCCGAGCTGGCCAATCTGCCGCTGCCGCCGAACCAGCCTTTCGTCGGCCGCGCCGCGTTCGCGCACAAGGGCGGCGTCCACGTCTCGGCCGTGCTGAAGGACTCGATCACCTACGAGCACATCAAGCCGTCGGTTGTCGGCAACCGCCAGCGCGTCCTGCTCAGCGACATGAGCGGCCGCGGCAACGTGCTCTACAAGCTGGAACAGTACGGGCTGAAAGACCGCATCAGCGAAGAGGCCAAGCGCGAACTGCTCGACCGCATCAAGACGATGGAGTATCTCGGCTACGAGCTTGAGGCCGCCGAGGGCACGTTCGAACTGCTCGTGCGCGAAGCTCTGCAGCCTGGCATGCACTTCTTCGAGGTGGTCTCGCTCGAGGTGGAGACGCGCAAGATCGGCACGCGCGACTCGATGACCACCGCCACCGTCATCCTCCGCGTCAACGACGCCATCCACTCGGCCACCGCCACCGGCGAAGGTCCGATGAATGCGCTCGACCTCTGCCTGCGCCAGTGTCTCTCGACCGTCTATCCTGCCATCGCCAACGTGCGGCTGACGGACTACAAGGTCCGCGTCATCTCGACCGAGCGCGGCACTGCGTCGAAGGTGCGCGTGCTCGTCGAGTGGAGCGACCACCGCCGCTCGTGGTGCACCGTCGGCGTCAGCGAGAACATCATCGAAGCGAGCTGGAACGCGCTGGTCGACGCCATCCGGCTGGAGCTGATGCGCCTGGCAGACAAGGACGAGAGCATCGAGAAGGCTGTCGAAGATTACTGCTGGGGCGTGTGA
- the xerD gene encoding tyrosine recombinase XerD — MAAEEGLAGAVEAFLSCARIEKGLSAHTIAAYSFDLKDFLDFCARASLPWPVTAEHLRAYLDQMQQARLSPRTSARRLSTLRQFFRFLLLEGKISEDPSALLTAPKTWRTLPKYLTADQVEALLAAPDDSPRGRRDRAMLETLYATGLRVSELISLRLTDVNLDLGFVRVTGKGGKQRLVPLGSKAQEALRDYLAAPRPQLLKGRASPHLFVTARGAAMTRQAFWMLLRRYGRQAGIFQKLSPHVLRHSFATHLLEGGAGLRSVQAMLGHADISTTEIYTHVMRTRLRSTVDEFHPRN, encoded by the coding sequence ATGGCTGCCGAGGAAGGGCTCGCTGGAGCTGTCGAAGCATTCCTCTCCTGCGCCCGCATCGAGAAGGGGCTCTCGGCCCACACGATCGCCGCTTACTCCTTCGATTTGAAGGACTTTCTCGATTTCTGCGCGCGCGCCAGCCTACCCTGGCCGGTGACTGCCGAACACCTGCGCGCCTACCTCGACCAGATGCAGCAGGCGCGGCTCAGCCCGCGCACCTCCGCACGGCGGCTCTCCACACTCCGGCAGTTTTTCCGCTTTCTTCTCCTCGAAGGAAAGATCAGCGAAGACCCGTCCGCGCTTCTGACGGCGCCGAAAACCTGGCGCACCCTGCCCAAATACCTGACCGCCGATCAGGTTGAGGCGCTGCTCGCCGCCCCCGATGATTCGCCCCGCGGGCGTCGCGACCGCGCCATGCTGGAAACGCTGTACGCTACGGGGCTCAGAGTCAGCGAGCTCATCTCGCTCCGCCTGACTGATGTCAATCTCGACCTCGGCTTCGTGCGCGTCACCGGCAAGGGCGGCAAACAGCGGCTCGTGCCTCTGGGATCCAAAGCCCAGGAGGCGCTGCGGGACTATCTCGCTGCGCCGCGCCCGCAGCTGCTGAAAGGACGGGCCAGTCCGCACCTTTTTGTCACCGCACGGGGCGCCGCCATGACACGCCAGGCCTTCTGGATGCTGTTGCGGCGCTACGGCCGCCAGGCCGGAATCTTTCAGAAACTTTCGCCGCACGTCCTGCGGCACAGCTTTGCCACCCACCTGCTGGAAGGCGGCGCCGGCTTGCGCAGCGTCCAGGCGATGCTGGGCCACGCCGATATTTCCACCACCGAGATTTACACCCATGTCATGCGCACGCGCCTCAGGAGCACCGTGGATGAATTCCATCCGCGCAACTGA
- a CDS encoding dehydrogenase encodes MRVAMIGGGMIAHDQLLPSLYHLQRLGRIGAIDVCARRRETLDELAAAPLLQRAFPGQKFTPRLEPYPEVIAGLEPRQLVVIALPDQLHYEAVLCALRHDQHVLAVKPLVLRLEEARHIEREARERGLLVGVEYHKRFDDRSLLARRRYREGLFGEFRLGTACLLEKWYYRSSNFQNWFSCEATDAFTYIGCHYVDLVAFITGLKPVEVSVYGIRDRFPNGVEGWLWTDARVIWSNGACLNVQNAIGFPDAAPGTNTQGLTMYCSTAERGAWLRHDDQYRGIQYCYVRNPGGPGSTMYAEPSTDYFQYVDAGGPGLAPVGYGYRSVAYIVERALELQGLGLEERRSKLADWDRAGLMATPANSAYNEAVIEAARRSIAEGGRPVAVADA; translated from the coding sequence ATGCGCGTGGCGATGATCGGCGGCGGCATGATCGCCCATGACCAGCTTCTGCCGTCCCTCTACCACCTGCAGCGGCTCGGCCGCATCGGCGCCATCGACGTCTGCGCCCGGCGCAGGGAAACGCTCGACGAGCTGGCCGCCGCGCCTCTCCTCCAGCGCGCCTTCCCCGGCCAGAAATTCACTCCGCGCCTCGAGCCCTACCCGGAAGTCATCGCCGGGCTCGAACCCCGCCAGCTCGTCGTCATCGCGCTGCCGGACCAGCTTCACTATGAAGCCGTGCTCTGCGCCCTGCGCCACGATCAGCACGTGCTCGCCGTCAAGCCCCTCGTGCTCCGGCTTGAAGAGGCCCGCCACATCGAACGGGAAGCCCGCGAGCGCGGCCTGCTGGTCGGCGTCGAGTATCACAAGCGCTTCGACGACCGCTCCCTGCTCGCCCGCCGCCGTTACCGCGAAGGCCTTTTCGGCGAGTTCCGCCTCGGCACGGCCTGCCTGCTCGAAAAGTGGTACTACCGCAGTTCCAATTTCCAGAACTGGTTCTCCTGCGAGGCCACTGACGCCTTCACCTACATCGGCTGCCACTACGTGGACCTCGTCGCATTCATCACGGGTCTGAAGCCCGTGGAAGTCTCCGTCTACGGCATCCGCGACCGCTTCCCCAACGGCGTGGAAGGCTGGCTCTGGACCGACGCCCGCGTCATCTGGTCCAACGGCGCCTGCCTCAACGTGCAGAATGCCATCGGCTTCCCCGACGCCGCGCCCGGCACCAACACGCAGGGGCTCACGATGTACTGCTCCACGGCGGAGCGCGGCGCATGGCTCCGGCACGATGACCAGTACCGCGGAATTCAGTACTGCTATGTGAGAAACCCGGGCGGCCCGGGTTCCACCATGTACGCCGAGCCCTCCACCGACTATTTCCAGTACGTCGACGCCGGTGGTCCGGGCCTCGCGCCCGTCGGCTACGGCTACCGGTCGGTGGCCTACATCGTCGAGCGGGCTCTGGAGTTGCAGGGCCTCGGACTCGAAGAACGCCGCTCGAAACTGGCCGATTGGGACCGCGCCGGCCTGATGGCGACGCCCGCCAACTCCGCCTACAACGAAGCTGTCATCGAGGCCGCCCGCCGCTCCATCGCCGAGGGCGGGCGCCCCGTCGCGGTGGCAGACGCCTGA
- the gabT gene encoding aspartate aminotransferase family protein: protein MPLETVPASRAVPRVETRFRRIVTPFPVPESLPVLDRLCRTEIRAMQGQPPVVWDRAEGFQVFDRWGNMWLDWSSGVLITNAGHGRREIIEAITRQAQHGLLTNYCFPSEIRAELAEKLVSLLPPPLDKVFILTTGSETVEFAIKIARMHGLRTGGRGKNVIVSFEKAFHGRTLGSQLAGGIPALKEWIGDPDPRFVQVPFPDGYWTEDTSFGLFEKTLAEAGVAPSQVCGVLMETYQGGTAAFAPAGYVRTLRDWCTGQKALLIFDEVQAGFGRTGRFWGYEHYGVVPDLTTWGKGISSSLPISAVAGRADLMDLPAPGSASSTHTGNPVCCAAALANIDLILKEDLAGHAARMEPVLQEGLRRIQAEFPQAGFIAGKGLVAGLAVVDPRHRTPDGALAHAIVWRCVEKGLLMFNPVGPQGCTIKICPPLVITEDALHEGCEVLREAFAEVLAER, encoded by the coding sequence ATGCCTCTGGAGACTGTACCCGCATCCCGAGCCGTTCCGCGTGTCGAAACCCGCTTCCGCCGCATCGTCACGCCGTTCCCGGTTCCTGAATCCCTGCCAGTCCTCGACAGGCTCTGCCGCACCGAGATCCGCGCCATGCAGGGCCAGCCGCCCGTCGTCTGGGACCGCGCGGAGGGCTTCCAGGTCTTCGACCGCTGGGGCAACATGTGGCTGGACTGGTCCTCCGGCGTCCTCATCACCAACGCCGGACACGGACGCCGCGAAATCATCGAAGCCATCACCCGCCAGGCGCAGCACGGACTGTTGACCAACTACTGTTTCCCCTCCGAAATCCGCGCGGAGCTGGCCGAAAAGCTCGTCTCCCTGCTGCCCCCGCCGCTCGACAAGGTCTTCATCCTCACCACGGGCAGCGAAACCGTGGAGTTCGCCATCAAGATCGCGCGCATGCACGGCCTCAGGACAGGCGGCCGCGGCAAGAACGTCATCGTCTCGTTTGAAAAAGCCTTCCACGGCCGCACCCTCGGCTCGCAGCTCGCCGGCGGCATCCCCGCGCTGAAAGAATGGATCGGCGACCCTGACCCGCGCTTCGTCCAGGTCCCCTTCCCCGACGGCTACTGGACGGAAGACACGAGCTTCGGCCTGTTCGAAAAGACCCTCGCCGAGGCCGGCGTGGCCCCGAGCCAGGTCTGCGGCGTGCTGATGGAAACGTACCAGGGCGGCACGGCCGCCTTCGCGCCCGCCGGCTACGTCCGCACGCTCCGCGATTGGTGCACCGGCCAGAAAGCGCTGCTGATTTTCGACGAGGTGCAGGCCGGCTTCGGCCGCACGGGCAGATTCTGGGGTTACGAGCACTATGGCGTCGTGCCCGACCTGACCACATGGGGCAAGGGCATCTCCAGCTCGCTGCCCATCTCCGCTGTCGCCGGCCGCGCCGACCTGATGGACCTGCCCGCGCCCGGCTCGGCGTCTTCCACGCACACGGGCAACCCCGTCTGCTGCGCCGCCGCGCTGGCCAACATCGATCTCATTCTGAAAGAAGATCTCGCCGGTCATGCCGCCCGCATGGAACCGGTTCTGCAGGAAGGGCTGCGGCGTATCCAGGCCGAGTTCCCGCAGGCGGGATTCATCGCCGGGAAAGGCCTCGTCGCCGGGCTGGCCGTCGTGGACCCCAGACACCGCACGCCCGACGGCGCGCTCGCGCACGCCATCGTCTGGCGCTGCGTCGAAAAAGGCCTGCTCATGTTCAACCCTGTCGGCCCCCAGGGCTGCACCATCAAGATCTGCCCGCCTCTGGTCATCACGGAGGACGCCCTGCACGAAGGCTGCGAGGTTCTGCGCGAGGCGTTCGCCGAGGTGCTGGCGGAGCGTTGA
- the efp gene encoding elongation factor P, whose protein sequence is MIAASQLRNGMAIRYEGEIYKVLLADYHPGQGKMGGVAHVRLKNLSTGTTWETSLRGDLKVEDLPLEKKAMDFLYSDSGICTFMDSETGEQAEVPEKVIGEAARFLLPEMRVAVEFLGERPVGVEMPDFIEVEIADTAPPVHAQNDSTWKPARLENGVEVMVPQFIKTGDRIRLDLNTLKYMDRAKAAK, encoded by the coding sequence ATGATCGCGGCATCGCAACTGCGCAACGGAATGGCCATCCGGTACGAGGGAGAGATTTACAAGGTGCTGCTCGCGGATTACCATCCCGGGCAGGGCAAGATGGGCGGGGTCGCGCACGTCCGCCTGAAGAATCTCTCCACCGGGACCACATGGGAAACCAGCCTCCGCGGCGATCTGAAAGTGGAAGACCTGCCGCTGGAAAAGAAGGCGATGGATTTCCTGTACAGCGATTCGGGGATCTGCACGTTCATGGATTCGGAGACCGGCGAGCAGGCGGAGGTTCCGGAGAAAGTGATCGGCGAGGCGGCGCGGTTTCTGCTGCCGGAAATGCGCGTGGCCGTGGAGTTTCTGGGCGAACGGCCGGTGGGCGTGGAGATGCCGGACTTCATTGAAGTGGAGATCGCCGACACGGCGCCGCCGGTGCACGCGCAGAACGACAGCACGTGGAAGCCGGCGCGGCTGGAGAACGGGGTGGAAGTGATGGTGCCGCAGTTCATCAAGACGGGGGACCGGATCCGGCTGGATCTGAACACGCTGAAATACATGGACCGCGCGAAGGCGGCGAAGTGA
- a CDS encoding radical SAM protein has protein sequence MEPTRREFAAGFGAALAPPRQLPEPSYLRLAQTGELDARARALREIYRSCRLCPRQCGVNRLQGETGVCRLPARAKVFSAHPHFGEEPPVTGRSGSGTVFFSRCNLLCVFCQNWEINHRGDGWFYSDEELGRLFLSVQNMGCHNLNLVTPTHLLPNIISALSHAVRRGFRLPLVYNCGGYESLEAIKLLDGIVDIYLPDFKYMDGKIAARLSSGAADYPERAAEAVTEMHRQTGVLQLDDRGVARRGLLIRHLVLPDNLAGTDRFVKWVAENLSRDTWVNIMGQYRPEYKAKQHPPLDRRITLAEHRQALKWAREAGLVHVLA, from the coding sequence ATGGAACCGACACGGAGAGAATTCGCCGCCGGCTTCGGTGCAGCGCTCGCCCCGCCCCGGCAGCTCCCTGAGCCGTCCTATCTCAGACTCGCCCAGACCGGCGAGCTTGACGCGCGCGCCCGCGCACTGCGCGAAATCTACCGCTCCTGCCGGCTCTGTCCCCGTCAGTGCGGCGTCAACCGCCTGCAGGGAGAAACCGGCGTCTGCCGCCTGCCCGCGCGCGCCAAAGTCTTCTCCGCGCATCCGCACTTCGGCGAAGAACCTCCCGTCACCGGACGCAGCGGCTCCGGCACCGTTTTCTTCTCCCGCTGCAATCTGCTCTGCGTTTTCTGCCAGAACTGGGAGATCAACCACCGCGGCGACGGCTGGTTTTACTCAGACGAAGAGCTCGGCCGCCTCTTCCTTTCCGTCCAGAACATGGGCTGCCACAACCTCAACCTCGTCACGCCCACGCATCTGCTGCCGAACATCATCAGCGCGCTGTCGCACGCCGTGCGCCGCGGATTCCGTCTGCCGCTGGTCTACAATTGCGGCGGATACGAGTCTCTGGAAGCCATCAAACTGCTGGACGGAATCGTGGATATTTATCTTCCGGATTTCAAGTATATGGATGGAAAAATCGCCGCCCGTCTGTCTTCAGGCGCGGCGGATTATCCGGAGCGCGCAGCCGAAGCCGTGACCGAAATGCACCGCCAGACAGGCGTGCTCCAGCTGGACGACCGGGGCGTGGCCCGGCGCGGGCTGCTCATCCGGCATCTCGTGCTCCCGGACAACCTGGCGGGCACTGACCGCTTCGTCAAATGGGTCGCGGAAAATCTCTCCCGCGACACCTGGGTCAACATCATGGGCCAGTACAGGCCGGAATACAAAGCGAAACAGCATCCGCCTCTGGACCGCCGCATCACCCTGGCCGAACACCGCCAGGCCCTGAAATGGGCGCGCGAGGCCGGCCTCGTGCACGTCCTGGCCTGA